In Streptomyces sp. NBC_00414, a single window of DNA contains:
- a CDS encoding ABC transporter permease, with protein MTSPTKAEGSGPSIALDPELEPNVEAAKSRKLVGRSPGQLMWQRFKRDRTGMFCAAVVIFFFVVALLAPVLTAISGTDPYTLYGQDPTYADSPVLDEFGLPLGYLGGVSGEHWFGVEPQYGRDLFSMLMYGMRTSLFMALGVTVLVMLSGVLIGLVGGYFGGRTDYWIGRVTDFFLSFPQQLFFIAFMPVVTAFFVDPQEETPTYFRAVAILIVLWVLGWMGMARLVRSTVLSLREREFVEAAKVSGASPWRIVRKEILPNVVSPILVQFTYQLPSTILTIAFLSFAGVGFVEPTPDWGRLFAAGAKYAEQDPAFMFFPGMALVIFILCFNLLGDSVRDAFDPKSGR; from the coding sequence ATGACCAGTCCAACCAAGGCCGAGGGCTCCGGGCCGTCGATCGCCTTGGACCCCGAGCTTGAGCCGAACGTCGAGGCCGCCAAGAGCCGAAAGCTCGTGGGGCGTTCCCCCGGGCAGTTGATGTGGCAGCGCTTCAAGCGTGACCGTACTGGCATGTTCTGCGCCGCGGTAGTGATTTTCTTCTTCGTGGTCGCTCTTCTGGCACCGGTGCTGACGGCCATCAGCGGTACCGACCCGTACACGCTGTACGGCCAGGACCCCACCTACGCGGACTCCCCCGTCCTCGACGAGTTCGGGCTGCCGCTGGGCTACCTCGGCGGTGTCTCGGGTGAGCACTGGTTCGGCGTCGAGCCGCAGTACGGCCGTGACCTGTTCTCCATGCTGATGTACGGCATGCGCACCTCGCTGTTCATGGCGCTCGGTGTGACCGTCCTGGTGATGCTCAGCGGTGTCCTCATCGGTCTCGTCGGCGGCTACTTCGGCGGCCGTACCGACTACTGGATCGGTCGCGTCACCGACTTCTTCCTCTCCTTCCCGCAGCAGTTGTTCTTCATCGCGTTCATGCCCGTCGTCACAGCGTTCTTCGTGGATCCCCAGGAAGAGACCCCCACGTACTTCCGGGCGGTTGCCATCCTGATCGTGCTGTGGGTGCTGGGCTGGATGGGAATGGCGCGGCTCGTCCGCTCCACCGTCCTGTCCCTGCGCGAACGGGAGTTCGTGGAGGCCGCCAAGGTCTCCGGGGCCTCGCCCTGGCGGATCGTCCGCAAGGAGATCCTGCCGAACGTGGTCTCGCCGATCCTGGTGCAGTTCACGTATCAGCTGCCCAGCACCATCCTCACCATCGCCTTCCTCTCCTTCGCGGGAGTGGGCTTCGTCGAGCCGACTCCGGACTGGGGGCGCCTGTTCGCCGCCGGCGCCAAGTACGCGGAGCAGGACCCGGCCTTCATGTTCTTCCCGGGCATGGCGTTGGTGATCTTCATCCTGTGCTTCAACCTCCTCGGAGACTCCGTACGGGATGCCTTCGACCCCAAGTCCGGGCGCTGA
- a CDS encoding ABC transporter substrate-binding protein: MKSLTSRRARAIVVAVAAGSLALTGCSENKGTSSGKDSKKDQKEASTQSKAVTYADAAASNGPAEEVAGAKSGGTIQVYQEAGLSHLDPGQIYVSDAGQVANLLFRGLTNFEEDGKGNVSVVGDLATDSGKSSEGGKTWTFTLKDGIKDENGNVITSADIRHSVERLYAEFIFDGPTYLQTWLSGAKYREALPDGGFGKKHLPDSVLETPDAKTVVFHFDTARPDLPQTLAMPGYSVVTEKTDTKAKYDKAPVSTGPYKISEYKVGKALKLVKNENWDPKTDSVRHQYVDGFNFDFGVTESTQTKRLISDQGAAKSAIQFTGGVDATQIQDVIGDPEVNKRTIKGYQPYVMTLTFNLDRVKNKTVRDAVTYAINSKSLIAGEGGAYGGDVAPNLFAPTLPGYEATYDPYGRLKTPSGNIEKAKELLKGVPAAEKKLVFAYGNTEQGQKRKVAIEDALGKVGIDVVSKEIDSASYYEQIGKLKNPYDMYVSGWGQDWPSPGTVVTPIYDGDQIADGAPNYSHINDPKVQELIKKALGQEPTEAAATWKEAQHYILEKINPGAPLWYTKQFQLYGSNIGGARYSTESSYIDVTRLFLKS, from the coding sequence ATGAAGTCGCTCACCTCGCGCAGAGCCAGAGCCATAGTGGTCGCCGTCGCGGCCGGGTCCCTCGCGCTCACCGGATGCTCGGAGAACAAGGGCACCAGTTCGGGCAAGGACTCGAAGAAGGACCAGAAGGAAGCCTCGACGCAGTCGAAGGCGGTCACCTACGCCGACGCCGCCGCGTCGAACGGTCCCGCCGAAGAGGTCGCCGGTGCCAAGAGCGGAGGCACGATCCAGGTCTACCAGGAGGCGGGCCTCTCGCACCTGGACCCGGGCCAGATCTACGTCTCCGACGCCGGCCAGGTCGCCAACCTGCTCTTCCGCGGTCTGACCAACTTCGAGGAGGACGGCAAGGGCAACGTCTCGGTCGTCGGCGACCTCGCCACCGACTCGGGCAAGTCCTCCGAAGGCGGCAAGACCTGGACCTTCACGCTGAAGGACGGGATCAAGGACGAGAACGGCAACGTCATCACCTCGGCCGACATCCGCCACTCGGTGGAGCGCCTGTACGCCGAGTTCATCTTCGACGGGCCGACCTACCTGCAGACCTGGCTGAGCGGCGCCAAGTACCGCGAGGCGCTCCCGGACGGCGGCTTCGGCAAGAAGCACCTGCCGGACTCGGTCCTGGAGACCCCGGACGCGAAGACCGTCGTCTTCCACTTCGACACGGCGCGCCCGGACCTTCCGCAGACGCTCGCCATGCCGGGCTACTCCGTCGTCACGGAGAAGACCGACACCAAGGCGAAGTACGACAAGGCCCCGGTCTCGACCGGTCCGTACAAGATCTCCGAGTACAAGGTCGGCAAGGCCCTCAAGCTCGTCAAGAACGAGAACTGGGACCCGAAGACCGACTCGGTGCGCCACCAGTACGTGGACGGCTTCAACTTCGACTTCGGTGTCACCGAGTCGACCCAGACCAAGCGTCTGATATCGGACCAGGGTGCGGCCAAGAGCGCCATCCAGTTCACCGGCGGTGTGGACGCCACCCAGATCCAGGACGTCATCGGCGACCCGGAGGTGAACAAGCGCACGATCAAGGGCTACCAGCCCTACGTCATGACGCTGACGTTCAACCTGGACCGCGTCAAGAACAAGACGGTCCGTGACGCCGTCACCTACGCGATCAACTCCAAGTCCCTGATCGCGGGCGAGGGTGGCGCGTACGGCGGCGACGTGGCCCCGAATCTGTTCGCCCCGACCCTGCCGGGCTACGAGGCCACCTACGACCCGTACGGCCGTCTCAAGACGCCGTCCGGCAACATCGAGAAGGCCAAGGAGCTCCTGAAGGGCGTTCCCGCCGCCGAGAAGAAGCTCGTCTTCGCCTACGGCAACACCGAGCAGGGCCAGAAGCGCAAGGTCGCCATCGAGGACGCGCTGGGCAAGGTCGGCATCGACGTCGTCTCCAAGGAGATCGACTCGGCGAGCTACTACGAGCAGATCGGCAAGCTCAAGAACCCGTACGACATGTACGTCTCGGGCTGGGGCCAGGACTGGCCGTCCCCGGGCACGGTCGTCACGCCGATCTACGACGGTGACCAGATCGCCGACGGTGCGCCGAACTACTCGCACATCAACGACCCGAAGGTCCAGGAGCTGATCAAGAAGGCTCTCGGCCAGGAGCCGACCGAGGCTGCCGCGACCTGGAAGGAAGCGCAGCACTACATCCTGGAGAAGATCAACCCGGGCGCCCCGCTCTGGTACACGAAGCAGTTCCAGCTCTACGGTTCGAACATCGGCGGTGCCCGCTACAGCACCGAGTCGAGCTACATCGACGTCACCCGCCTGTTCCTGAAGTCGTAA
- a CDS encoding ABC transporter permease, which produces MLQFIFRRSVGAVVTLFLIGAATFFLFVAAPSDYASLACGKDCSPARLEDIRHALGLDQPIATQFWDFMSGIVVGRDFPDGHCAAPCLGQSFYSGDFVWDTIMDRFPLTLSLTLGSIVVFLVIGLGAGMLAAYKRGSVTDKVATGASMVLSSFQIYFLGPIVLTIFVYSTGWMEDPKYVPFTENPVDWLIGLSLPMIVMATIFTAQYTRMARASMIEQLAEEHVRTARAKGMSKKYVFFRYAWRGSLIPIVTVLGIDISALLGGGVVTELTFSLQGIGRLAVDGAVNKDLPLTMGVMLFGAFFILILNILVDIVYAYVDPRVRLS; this is translated from the coding sequence ATGCTTCAGTTCATCTTCCGGCGCTCAGTCGGTGCCGTCGTGACCTTGTTCCTCATCGGCGCCGCGACGTTCTTCCTCTTCGTCGCCGCGCCGTCCGACTATGCCTCCCTGGCCTGTGGCAAGGACTGCTCGCCCGCGAGGCTGGAGGACATTCGCCACGCGCTGGGACTCGACCAGCCCATCGCGACCCAGTTCTGGGACTTCATGTCCGGGATCGTGGTCGGCCGTGACTTCCCGGACGGCCACTGCGCGGCCCCCTGCCTCGGACAGTCGTTCTACTCGGGCGACTTCGTCTGGGACACGATCATGGACCGCTTCCCGCTGACCCTGTCGCTGACCCTCGGTTCCATCGTCGTCTTCCTCGTGATCGGTCTCGGCGCGGGCATGCTCGCGGCCTACAAGCGCGGTTCCGTGACGGACAAGGTCGCCACGGGCGCCTCCATGGTCCTCAGCTCGTTCCAGATCTACTTCCTCGGACCGATCGTGCTGACGATCTTCGTCTACAGCACGGGCTGGATGGAGGACCCCAAGTACGTGCCGTTCACCGAGAATCCGGTCGACTGGCTCATCGGGCTGTCGCTCCCCATGATCGTGATGGCCACCATCTTCACGGCGCAGTACACGCGTATGGCGCGCGCCTCCATGATCGAGCAGCTGGCGGAGGAGCACGTGCGGACCGCCCGCGCCAAGGGCATGTCGAAGAAGTACGTCTTCTTCCGCTACGCCTGGCGCGGTTCCCTCATCCCGATCGTCACGGTCCTCGGCATCGACATCAGCGCCCTGCTCGGCGGTGGTGTGGTCACCGAACTGACCTTCTCCCTCCAGGGCATCGGACGCCTCGCCGTGGACGGCGCGGTCAACAAGGACCTCCCGCTGACGATGGGCGTCATGCTGTTCGGGGCCTTCTTCATCCTGATCCTGAACATCCTCGTCGACATCGTCTACGCGTACGTCGATCCGCGCGTCCGGCTCTCCTAG
- a CDS encoding ABC transporter family substrate-binding protein has protein sequence MSHDGVGLRAVTRSVAFLTAGVLAVPALAGCSEQDAAGKPAAGQDIASAKRDLVADGGTVHWAVDNVPETLNTFQADADAATSRVAGAVLPALYRLDANGRPQRNPDYLESAKVVEREPRQVVLYKLDQQAVWSDGREIGAADFTAQWRALSGKDTAYWTARNAGYDRIEKIERGANDLEVRVTFKKPYADWQSLFSPLYPKDVMGTPDAFNDSARRRLKVTAGPFAIDTVDRRSGDVTLKRNPRWWGRPAKLSELVLRAVPREKRAAALAAGRLDLAEIDAAEAHRITTAGREGKAAEGAPLAQGPGAALTPGRALRSWAIAHGSDEEAADEETTARRKRAKAALKYAGQQSSLRGFTVRKSLEPAFTQLALNGSEGPLADERVRRAVARALDRDELAKAVLEPLGLPAEPVGSHLALAGQRAYADNSGALGGQDTAEAQALLSDAGWVVGGPLKEEKKPKKAAGAEASGAAKGSKASKGSKDAKDAKDAKDSDDGDGSGDDGTYIVGGTDDKPADGESPTVLAPGKRDGASRAEKHLAQDGKQQLRPGGAPGAYAPRGTRAPGSAAAGPLAKNGKPLSLRFVLPSGPGSQSLRAVGDRIARMLDRVGIRTEISKVADDSYFKDHIASGQYDLALYSWPASAFPATDARPIYAKPVPAADGSLNVEQNFTRVGTDQVDQLFDQAVAELDADESRSLVRKADARIWAAAGSIPLYQRPQLTAARNGLANAGAFGFQTPFYEDMGFLKK, from the coding sequence ATGTCCCACGACGGCGTCGGACTGCGCGCGGTGACGCGCTCGGTAGCGTTCCTCACGGCGGGCGTCCTCGCGGTGCCCGCTCTCGCGGGGTGCAGTGAGCAGGACGCGGCCGGCAAGCCCGCCGCCGGCCAGGACATCGCGTCCGCGAAGCGCGACCTGGTCGCCGACGGCGGCACCGTGCACTGGGCCGTGGACAACGTCCCGGAGACCCTGAACACCTTCCAGGCGGACGCGGACGCCGCCACCTCCCGGGTCGCCGGCGCCGTACTGCCCGCCCTGTACCGGCTCGACGCGAACGGCCGGCCGCAGCGCAACCCCGACTACCTGGAGTCGGCGAAGGTCGTCGAGCGCGAGCCCCGGCAGGTCGTGCTCTACAAGCTCGACCAGCAGGCCGTCTGGAGCGACGGCCGCGAGATCGGCGCCGCGGACTTCACCGCCCAGTGGCGGGCCCTGTCCGGCAAGGACACCGCGTACTGGACCGCCCGCAACGCCGGCTACGACCGCATCGAGAAGATCGAACGCGGTGCGAACGACCTGGAGGTGCGGGTCACCTTCAAGAAGCCGTACGCGGACTGGCAGTCGCTGTTCTCGCCGCTGTACCCGAAGGACGTCATGGGTACCCCGGACGCCTTCAACGACAGCGCCCGCCGCAGGCTGAAGGTCACCGCGGGGCCCTTCGCCATCGACACGGTCGACCGCAGGTCGGGCGACGTCACCCTCAAGCGCAACCCCCGCTGGTGGGGCCGCCCCGCCAAGCTCTCCGAGCTGGTCCTGCGCGCCGTGCCCCGGGAGAAACGTGCCGCCGCACTCGCCGCCGGCCGGCTCGACCTGGCCGAGATCGACGCGGCCGAGGCCCACCGCATCACCACCGCCGGCCGGGAGGGGAAGGCGGCCGAGGGCGCTCCGCTCGCCCAGGGCCCCGGCGCCGCCCTCACACCGGGCAGGGCACTGCGCTCCTGGGCGATCGCGCACGGCTCCGACGAGGAGGCGGCCGACGAGGAGACCACGGCCCGCAGGAAGCGTGCCAAGGCGGCCCTGAAGTACGCGGGCCAGCAGTCCTCCCTGCGCGGATTCACGGTCCGCAAGTCCCTCGAACCAGCCTTCACCCAGCTCGCGTTGAACGGCTCGGAGGGCCCTCTCGCCGACGAACGGGTCCGCCGGGCGGTGGCCCGCGCCCTCGACCGGGATGAGCTCGCCAAGGCCGTGCTGGAGCCCCTGGGACTGCCCGCCGAGCCGGTCGGCAGCCATCTCGCGCTCGCCGGACAGCGCGCGTACGCCGACAACAGCGGAGCGCTCGGCGGCCAGGACACCGCGGAGGCGCAGGCCCTGCTCTCCGACGCCGGGTGGGTGGTGGGCGGCCCCCTCAAGGAGGAGAAGAAGCCCAAGAAGGCGGCCGGTGCCGAGGCCTCCGGGGCAGCCAAGGGCTCGAAGGCGTCGAAGGGCTCCAAGGACGCCAAGGACGCCAAGGACGCCAAGGACTCGGACGACGGGGACGGCTCCGGGGACGACGGCACGTACATCGTCGGCGGGACGGACGACAAGCCCGCGGACGGCGAGAGTCCCACCGTGCTCGCGCCCGGGAAGCGGGACGGGGCGAGCCGGGCGGAGAAGCACCTCGCCCAGGACGGGAAGCAGCAGCTCAGGCCCGGGGGCGCCCCGGGTGCGTACGCGCCGAGGGGTACCCGCGCCCCGGGGAGTGCCGCGGCGGGGCCGCTCGCCAAGAACGGCAAGCCGCTGTCGCTGCGCTTCGTGCTCCCGTCGGGCCCGGGATCCCAGTCGCTGCGGGCGGTCGGGGACCGGATCGCCCGGATGCTGGACCGCGTCGGCATCCGCACGGAGATCTCCAAGGTCGCCGACGACAGCTACTTCAAGGACCACATCGCCTCGGGCCAGTACGACCTGGCGCTCTACTCCTGGCCCGCGTCCGCGTTCCCCGCGACCGACGCCCGCCCCATCTACGCCAAGCCGGTCCCGGCGGCGGACGGCTCCCTGAACGTCGAGCAGAACTTCACCAGGGTCGGCACCGACCAGGTGGACCAGCTGTTCGACCAGGCCGTCGCCGAACTCGACGCGGACGAGTCCCGCTCGCTGGTCCGCAAGGCCGACGCCCGCATCTGGGCCGCGGCGGGCTCGATCCCCCTCTACCAGCGCCCCCAGCTCACAGCGGCCCGTAACGGTCTGGCCAACGCAGGCGCCTTCGGTTTCCAGACCCCCTTCTACGAGGACATGGGTTTCCTGAAGAAATAA
- the typA gene encoding translational GTPase TypA — protein MATRHDIRNVAIVAHVDHGKTTLVDAMLKQAGAFAAHAAESLDDRMMDSNDLEREKGITILAKNTAVKYHPKDGGDVITINIIDTPGHADFGGEVERGLSMVDAVVLLVDASEGPLPQTRFVLRKALQARLPVILCINKTDRPDSRIDEVVNEAYDLFLDLDADEEQIEFPIVYACARDGVASLTKPENGTVPADSDSLEPFFSTILSHVPAPSYDEEAPLQAHVTNLDADNFLGRIALLRVEQGELRKGQTVTWIKRDGTMSNVRITELLMTEALTRKPAEKAGPGDICAVAGIPDIMIGETLADPENPIALPLITVDEPAISMTIGTNTSPMVGRGATGKGADAKAAVKDRKVTARQVKDRLDRELIGNVSLRVLDTERPDAWEVQGRGELALAILVEQMRREGFELTIGKPQVVTQEIDGKVHEPVERMTIDVPEEHMGAVTQLMGVRKGRMDNMSNHGSGWVRLEFVVPSRGLIGFRTEFLTGTRGTGIAHSIHEGHEPWFGVLTTRNNGSLVADRSGSVTAFAMTNLQERGVLFTDPGTEVYEGMIVGENSRADDMDVNITKEKKLTNMRSAAADSFEAIVPPRKLSLEQSLEFCRDDECVEVTPEAVRIRKVKLDGRERARSASRAKHG, from the coding sequence ATGGCCACGCGCCACGACATCCGCAACGTCGCCATCGTCGCCCACGTCGACCACGGCAAGACCACCCTGGTCGACGCCATGCTCAAGCAGGCCGGTGCCTTCGCCGCGCACGCCGCCGAGTCGCTCGACGACCGCATGATGGACTCGAACGACCTGGAACGTGAGAAGGGCATCACGATCCTGGCCAAGAACACGGCGGTGAAGTACCACCCGAAGGATGGCGGCGACGTCATCACCATCAACATCATCGACACCCCCGGCCACGCCGACTTCGGTGGTGAGGTCGAGCGCGGTCTGTCGATGGTGGACGCGGTCGTCCTCCTGGTCGACGCCTCCGAGGGTCCGCTGCCCCAGACCCGTTTCGTGCTGCGCAAGGCGCTGCAGGCCCGCCTGCCCGTCATCCTGTGCATCAACAAGACGGACCGCCCGGACTCCCGTATCGACGAGGTCGTGAACGAGGCGTACGACCTCTTCCTCGACCTGGACGCCGACGAGGAGCAGATCGAGTTCCCGATCGTCTACGCGTGCGCCCGTGACGGTGTCGCGTCGCTGACCAAGCCGGAGAACGGCACGGTCCCGGCCGACAGCGACAGCCTGGAGCCGTTCTTCTCCACGATCCTGTCGCACGTCCCGGCCCCGTCCTACGACGAGGAGGCCCCGCTCCAGGCGCACGTCACCAACCTGGACGCGGACAACTTCCTCGGCCGTATCGCGCTGCTCCGCGTCGAGCAGGGCGAGCTGCGCAAGGGCCAGACGGTCACGTGGATCAAGCGTGACGGCACCATGTCGAACGTCCGCATCACCGAGCTGCTGATGACCGAGGCGCTCACCCGCAAGCCCGCCGAGAAGGCGGGCCCGGGTGACATCTGTGCCGTCGCCGGTATCCCGGACATCATGATCGGTGAGACCCTCGCCGACCCCGAGAACCCGATCGCGCTGCCGCTCATCACGGTCGACGAGCCGGCGATCTCGATGACCATCGGTACGAACACCTCCCCGATGGTCGGCCGCGGTGCCACCGGCAAGGGCGCGGACGCCAAGGCCGCCGTCAAGGACCGCAAGGTCACCGCCCGGCAGGTCAAGGACCGTCTGGACCGCGAGCTGATCGGTAACGTCTCGCTGCGTGTCCTGGACACCGAGCGCCCGGACGCCTGGGAGGTCCAGGGCCGCGGTGAGCTGGCGCTGGCCATCCTGGTCGAGCAGATGCGCCGTGAGGGCTTCGAGCTGACCATCGGCAAGCCGCAGGTGGTCACGCAGGAGATCGACGGCAAGGTCCACGAGCCCGTCGAGCGCATGACGATCGACGTGCCCGAGGAGCACATGGGCGCGGTCACGCAGCTCATGGGCGTCCGCAAGGGCCGGATGGACAACATGTCGAACCACGGCTCGGGCTGGGTCCGGCTGGAGTTCGTCGTGCCGTCCCGCGGCCTCATCGGCTTCCGTACGGAGTTCCTGACCGGTACGCGCGGCACGGGCATCGCGCACTCGATCCACGAGGGTCACGAGCCCTGGTTCGGCGTGCTGACGACCCGTAACAACGGCTCGCTGGTCGCCGACCGCTCCGGCTCCGTCACCGCGTTCGCGATGACGAACCTCCAGGAGCGCGGTGTGCTGTTCACCGACCCCGGCACCGAGGTGTACGAGGGCATGATCGTCGGCGAGAACTCGCGCGCCGACGACATGGACGTGAACATCACCAAGGAGAAGAAGCTCACCAACATGCGGTCGGCCGCGGCCGACTCGTTCGAGGCGATCGTCCCGCCGCGCAAGCTCTCCCTGGAGCAGTCCCTGGAGTTCTGCCGCGACGACGAGTGCGTCGAGGTGACCCCCGAGGCCGTCCGTATCCGCAAGGTCAAGCTGGACGGCCGTGAGCGCGCCCGCTCCGCGAGCCGCGCCAAGCACGGCTGA